From a single Brassica oleracea var. oleracea cultivar TO1000 chromosome C5, BOL, whole genome shotgun sequence genomic region:
- the LOC106343507 gene encoding uncharacterized protein LOC106343507: MGPMIRTEEQEEDYMSPPWLMPMLRGSYFVPCSIHADSNKNECNLFCLDCAGNAFCSYCLVKHKDHRVVQIRRSSYHNVVRVNEIQKYIDISFVQTYIINSAKIVFLNERPQPRIGKGVTNTCEICCRSLLDSFRFCSLGCKLGGMKKGDQSLTFSLRGKHGREYQGGSESDEATTPTKLRKTNAFNRLMSGLSISTVRLDYYGPGGDQRSLSSGDEGGFSFSPGTPPIYNHRNSSRRKGIPHRAPF; the protein is encoded by the exons ATG GGACCGATGATAAGAACAGAGGAACAAGAAGAAGACTACATGAGTCCACCGTGGCTAATGCCAATGCTACGAGGCAGCTACTTCGTCCCCTGTTCGATCCACGCCGATTCCAACAAAAACGAATGCAACTTGTTCTGCCTCGACTGTGCTGGAAATGCCTTTTGCTCTTACTGTTTGGTCAAACATAAAGACCATCGTGTTGTTCAG ATAAGGAGATCTTCTTACCACAACGTGGTGAGAGTGAATGAGATACAGAAGTACATAGACATCTCTTTCGTTCAGACATATATCATCAACAGCGCAAAGATCGTGTTCCTCAATGAAAGACCTCAGCCTAGAATCGGAAAAGGTGTTACAAACACTTGTGAGATATGTTGCAGAAGCCTCCTTGATTCCTTCCGCTTCTGCTCTCTCGGTTGCAAG CTTGGGGGAATGAAGAAAGGAGATCAAAGTCTGACCTTCTCTCTCAGAGGGAAGCACGGGAGAGAGTACCAAGGTGGGTCGGAGTCAGACGAGGCTACCACACCGACTAAGCTGCGTAAGACCAATGCTTTCAACCGTCTAATGAGTGGTCTCTCTATCTCCACCGTTAGGCTCGATTACTATGGACCAGGTGGTGATCAACGGTCTTTAAGCTCCGGTGACGAAGGTGGTTTTAGCTTCTCTCCGGGAACACCTCCGATCTACAATCACCGGAACTCAAGCAGACGAAAAGGAATCCCTCACCGCGCTCCGTTCTAA